One Rhodobacter sp. CZR27 DNA segment encodes these proteins:
- a CDS encoding ABC transporter ATP-binding protein: MALLEIRNLSVSFATSTGRFYAVRGIDLHVHPREVLAIVGESGSGKSVAMLAAMGLLPKTATIEADVMRFDGQDLLTMSDAARREIIGRDISMIFQEPIASLNPCFTVGFQIEEVLRFHLNLGARERRARAVELFRAVGIPDPEARLESYPHQMSGGQCQRVMIAMAIACKPKLLIADEPTTALDVTIQKQILDLLMKLQEETGMGMIMITHDMGVVAETADRVVVMYKGCKMEEAGVCDIFEAPSHPYTRALLSALPELATGDRLPTVADYVDAEATAGGA; this comes from the coding sequence ATGGCGCTTCTCGAAATCCGCAACCTCTCGGTCAGTTTCGCCACCTCGACCGGCCGCTTCTATGCGGTCAGGGGGATCGACCTCCACGTGCATCCGCGCGAGGTTCTGGCCATCGTCGGCGAAAGCGGCTCGGGCAAGTCGGTAGCGATGCTCGCCGCAATGGGCCTCCTGCCGAAGACCGCCACCATTGAGGCCGACGTGATGCGCTTCGACGGGCAGGACCTGCTGACCATGTCCGACGCCGCCCGGCGCGAGATCATCGGGCGCGACATCTCGATGATCTTCCAGGAGCCGATCGCCTCGCTGAACCCCTGCTTCACGGTGGGCTTCCAGATCGAGGAAGTGCTGCGCTTCCACCTGAACCTCGGCGCCCGCGAACGTCGCGCCCGGGCAGTCGAGCTGTTCCGCGCGGTCGGCATCCCCGACCCCGAGGCTCGGCTGGAAAGCTACCCGCACCAGATGTCGGGTGGGCAGTGCCAGCGGGTGATGATCGCCATGGCGATCGCCTGCAAGCCGAAGCTGCTGATCGCGGACGAGCCGACCACCGCGCTCGACGTGACGATCCAGAAGCAGATCCTCGACCTGCTGATGAAGCTGCAGGAAGAGACCGGCATGGGGATGATCATGATCACCCACGACATGGGCGTGGTGGCCGAGACCGCCGACCGCGTGGTGGTGATGTACAAGGGCTGCAAGATGGAGGAGGCCGGCGTGTGCGACATCTTCGAGGCGCCTTCGCATCCCTACACGCGAGCTCTGCTCTCCGCGCTGCCCGAGCTCGCGACCGGTGACCGGCTGCCGACCGTCGCGGATTACGTCGATGCCGAAGCCACTGCAGGAGGCGCATGA
- a CDS encoding ABC transporter permease subunit: protein MTVATPKTSETSRILREFWFYFSENRGAVIGLAVFLALVLIATFAPLIAPHGPTLQNREALLMPPFWQEGGSTTYLLGTDAVGRDILSRLIFGARQSLFIGCVVVSIALTGGIILGLVAGFFGGWVDAVIMRVMDVILAFPSLLLALVMVAILGPGLTNAMIAIAIVLQPHFARLTRAAVMSEKNREYVMAARVAGAGRLRLMFRTILPNCLAPLIVQGTLSFSNAVLDAAALGFLGMGAQPPTPEWGTMLAEAREFILRAWWVVTFPGLAILITVLAINLVGDGLRDALDPKLKRS, encoded by the coding sequence ATGACCGTCGCAACCCCGAAGACCTCGGAAACCAGCCGCATCCTGCGCGAGTTCTGGTTCTACTTCTCGGAAAACCGCGGCGCGGTGATTGGCCTCGCCGTCTTCCTCGCGCTGGTGCTCATCGCGACCTTCGCGCCGCTGATCGCGCCCCACGGACCCACGCTGCAGAACCGCGAGGCGCTGCTGATGCCGCCGTTCTGGCAGGAGGGCGGCAGCACGACCTACCTTCTCGGCACCGATGCGGTCGGGCGGGACATCCTCTCTCGGCTGATCTTCGGCGCGCGACAGTCGCTGTTCATCGGCTGCGTCGTGGTCTCCATCGCCTTGACCGGGGGGATCATCCTCGGCCTCGTCGCGGGCTTCTTCGGCGGCTGGGTGGATGCCGTCATCATGCGGGTGATGGACGTGATCCTCGCCTTTCCGTCGCTGCTGCTGGCGCTGGTGATGGTGGCGATCCTTGGGCCGGGGCTGACCAATGCGATGATCGCCATCGCCATCGTGCTGCAGCCCCACTTCGCCCGGCTCACGCGCGCGGCGGTCATGTCCGAGAAGAACCGCGAATACGTCATGGCCGCGCGGGTGGCCGGGGCAGGGCGGCTGCGGCTGATGTTCCGCACCATCCTGCCGAACTGCCTCGCTCCGCTGATCGTGCAGGGCACGCTTTCGTTCTCGAACGCGGTGCTCGACGCGGCGGCGCTCGGCTTCCTCGGCATGGGGGCGCAGCCGCCGACGCCGGAATGGGGCACCATGCTCGCCGAGGCGCGCGAATTCATCCTGCGGGCCTGGTGGGTGGTGACCTTCCCGGGCCTCGCCATCCTGATCACGGTGCTGGCGATCAACCTCGTCGGCGACGGTCTGCGCGACGCGCTCGACCCCAAGCTGAAGCGGAGCTGA
- a CDS encoding ABC transporter permease subunit, with protein MIRFLLGKLAYLVPTFIGITIVAFGFVRLLPGDPVLLLAGERGITPERHAELSHQLGFDRPIWVQYFEFVGNLFQGDFGLSLTTKKPVLTEFLTLFPATVELGLVAVTLATVIGIPLGVFAAIKRGSWFDQVSMGAALVGYSMPIFWWGLLLIILFSGILKWTPVSGRIDLLYFFPNGTGFMLYDSLVSGQKGAFLSAVRHLILPAIVLATIPMAVIARQSRSAMLEVLGEDYVRTARAKGMSPFRVVSVHALRNALIPVVTTIGLQVGVVMAGAILTETIFSWPGIGKWMIDSISRRDYPSVQGGLLLMAAVVMVVNLIVDLLYGVINPRIRHA; from the coding sequence ATGATCAGATTCCTTCTCGGCAAGCTTGCCTATCTGGTTCCGACCTTCATCGGCATCACCATCGTGGCCTTCGGCTTCGTCAGGCTTCTGCCGGGCGATCCGGTGCTGCTTCTGGCAGGCGAGCGCGGCATCACGCCCGAGCGCCATGCCGAGCTGTCGCACCAGCTGGGCTTCGACCGGCCGATCTGGGTCCAGTATTTCGAGTTCGTGGGCAACCTGTTCCAGGGCGACTTCGGCCTGTCGCTGACCACGAAGAAGCCGGTGCTGACCGAGTTCCTGACGCTTTTCCCGGCGACGGTGGAGCTTGGCCTCGTCGCGGTGACGCTCGCGACGGTGATCGGCATTCCGCTCGGCGTCTTCGCGGCGATCAAGCGGGGCAGCTGGTTCGACCAGGTCTCTATGGGGGCTGCGCTTGTCGGCTACTCGATGCCGATCTTCTGGTGGGGGCTTCTGCTCATCATCCTGTTCTCGGGAATCCTGAAGTGGACGCCGGTCTCGGGGCGGATCGACCTGCTGTATTTCTTCCCGAACGGCACCGGGTTCATGCTCTATGACTCGCTGGTCTCGGGGCAGAAGGGAGCGTTCCTGTCCGCGGTGCGCCACCTGATCCTGCCCGCCATCGTGCTGGCCACGATCCCGATGGCGGTGATCGCGCGGCAGTCACGATCGGCCATGCTCGAGGTGCTGGGCGAGGATTACGTCCGCACCGCCCGCGCCAAGGGGATGAGCCCGTTCCGCGTCGTCAGCGTGCACGCGCTGCGCAACGCGCTGATCCCGGTGGTCACGACCATCGGCCTGCAGGTCGGCGTGGTGATGGCGGGCGCGATCCTGACCGAGACGATCTTTTCCTGGCCCGGCATCGGCAAGTGGATGATCGATTCCATCTCGCGCCGCGATTACCCGTCGGTGCAGGGCGGGCTTCTGCTGATGGCCGCCGTGGTCATGGTGGTGAACCTGATCGTCGATCTGCTTTACGGGGTGATCAATCCCCGCATCCGTCATGCGTGA
- a CDS encoding ABC transporter substrate-binding protein produces MKFAHLVAASSLALIAAAGANAKTLVYCSEGSPEGFDPAPYTAGTTFDAASQAVYNQLVEFKPGTTEIAPALAERYEISEDGLEYTFHLRPGVKFHTTEFFTPTRDMNADDVIFSFMRQGDTASPWHQYVAGITYEYYSGMEMPTVIKEIQKVDDLTVKFVLTRPEAPFLANLAMDFASILSKEYADKLEAENRKEDLNNAPVGTGPFRFVAYQKDAVIRYQANDDYWGGREKIDDLIFAITPDPAVRMQKLQAGECHIMPYPAPADIEALKADPNLQVMEQPGLNVAYLAYNTTVAPFDNPDVRKALNMAMNKEAILEAVFQGTGQVAKNPIPPTMWSYNDAVEDTAYDPEAAKKLLEEAGVKDLTMEIWAMPVQRPYMPNARRTAELMQEDFAKIGVNVEIVSYEWGEYLKKSTDPSRKGAVILGWTGDNGDPDNFMGVLLGCSATGDGGANRAQWCNKEFDDLIQKAKVTADQAERAKLYEEAQLVFKRENPWATIAHSTVFMPMSKKVSGYVMNPLGKHSFAGVDIAE; encoded by the coding sequence ATGAAATTCGCGCATCTTGTGGCCGCTTCGTCGCTGGCCCTGATCGCCGCTGCCGGGGCCAATGCAAAGACGCTGGTCTATTGCTCGGAAGGCTCGCCCGAGGGCTTCGACCCCGCGCCCTACACCGCCGGCACCACCTTCGACGCCGCCTCGCAGGCGGTCTACAACCAGCTCGTCGAGTTCAAGCCCGGCACGACCGAGATCGCCCCCGCGCTGGCCGAGCGCTACGAGATCTCCGAGGACGGTCTGGAATACACCTTCCACCTGCGTCCGGGCGTGAAGTTCCACACGACCGAGTTCTTCACGCCGACGCGTGACATGAACGCCGACGACGTGATCTTCTCGTTCATGCGCCAGGGCGACACCGCGAGCCCGTGGCACCAGTATGTGGCCGGGATCACCTACGAATACTATAGCGGCATGGAAATGCCCACGGTGATCAAGGAAATCCAGAAGGTCGACGACCTGACGGTGAAGTTCGTGCTGACCCGCCCCGAGGCGCCGTTCCTGGCCAACCTCGCGATGGACTTCGCGTCGATCCTGTCGAAGGAATATGCCGACAAGCTCGAGGCCGAGAACCGCAAGGAAGACCTGAACAATGCCCCCGTCGGCACCGGCCCGTTCCGGTTCGTGGCCTACCAGAAGGACGCGGTGATCCGCTATCAGGCCAATGACGACTACTGGGGCGGCCGCGAGAAGATCGACGACCTGATCTTCGCGATCACCCCCGACCCGGCCGTGCGGATGCAGAAGCTGCAGGCTGGCGAATGCCACATCATGCCCTATCCGGCGCCTGCCGACATCGAGGCGCTGAAGGCCGATCCGAACCTGCAGGTGATGGAACAGCCGGGCCTGAACGTGGCCTATCTCGCCTACAACACCACCGTGGCGCCCTTCGACAACCCGGACGTGCGCAAGGCGCTGAACATGGCGATGAACAAGGAGGCCATCCTCGAGGCGGTCTTCCAGGGCACGGGGCAGGTGGCCAAGAACCCGATCCCGCCGACCATGTGGAGCTACAACGACGCGGTCGAGGATACCGCCTATGATCCCGAAGCCGCGAAGAAGCTGCTCGAGGAAGCGGGCGTGAAGGATCTCACCATGGAGATCTGGGCGATGCCGGTGCAGCGCCCCTACATGCCGAACGCCCGCCGCACCGCGGAACTGATGCAGGAAGACTTCGCCAAGATCGGCGTCAACGTCGAGATCGTTTCCTACGAGTGGGGCGAGTATCTGAAGAAGTCCACCGACCCGTCGCGCAAGGGCGCGGTGATCCTCGGCTGGACCGGCGACAACGGCGACCCGGACAACTTCATGGGCGTGCTTCTGGGCTGCTCGGCCACCGGCGACGGCGGCGCGAACCGCGCCCAGTGGTGCAACAAGGAGTTCGACGACCTGATCCAGAAGGCGAAGGTCACCGCCGACCAGGCCGAGCGCGCGAAGCTCTACGAAGAGGCGCAGCTGGTCTTCAAGCGCGAGAACCCCTGGGCCACCATCGCCCATTCGACGGTCTTCATGCCGATGTCGAAGAAGGTCTCGGGCTACGTGATGAACCCGCTGGGCAAGCACAGCTTCGCGGGCGTCGATATCGCCGAGTAA
- a CDS encoding response regulator transcription factor, whose product MAKILLVEDDPRIANFVTRGLKAEGHALDVAATGQGAMTMMRTAGYALVILDRMLPDFDGVTICRQMRSENIGSRVLMLTARDALGDKIEGLNAGADDYLTKPFAFDELVARIEALLRRAPVTRFDPVLQVADLVLDPTTRQVTRGGRAIALTPKEFGLLRYLMEHSGAVLSRTQILNNNWGYGFDPNSNVVEVYVRYLRTKIDGVDEKPLIHTVRGAGYRLGT is encoded by the coding sequence ATGGCCAAGATCCTGCTCGTCGAAGACGATCCGCGCATCGCCAACTTCGTCACGCGCGGCCTGAAGGCGGAAGGGCACGCGCTCGACGTCGCCGCGACCGGCCAGGGCGCGATGACCATGATGCGCACGGCAGGCTATGCGCTGGTCATCCTGGACCGCATGCTGCCCGACTTCGACGGGGTGACGATCTGCCGTCAGATGCGCAGCGAGAACATCGGCTCCCGCGTGCTGATGCTGACCGCCCGCGACGCGCTGGGAGACAAGATCGAAGGGCTGAACGCCGGAGCCGACGATTACCTGACGAAGCCCTTCGCCTTCGACGAGCTGGTGGCCCGGATCGAGGCTCTGCTTCGTCGGGCGCCGGTGACCCGGTTCGATCCGGTGCTGCAGGTGGCCGATCTGGTGCTGGATCCGACCACGCGGCAGGTGACCCGCGGCGGGCGCGCGATCGCGTTGACGCCCAAGGAATTCGGCCTGCTGCGCTACCTGATGGAGCACAGCGGCGCGGTGCTCAGCCGCACGCAGATCCTGAACAACAACTGGGGCTACGGTTTCGATCCGAACTCCAATGTGGTCGAGGTCTACGTCCGCTACCTGCGCACCAAGATCGACGGCGTGGACGAGAAACCCCTGATCCACACCGTCCGCGGGGCCGGCTACCGCCTCGGGACCTGA
- a CDS encoding ATP-binding protein, which yields MSAAMNRYSENVAELLLLGRTELDDFNDARNSLEGSLDRLELLIRDEIALLSVPEDRAAEEVELARVAEMRSLYEDIDRRTQRLLLLREEQRQDEAIRIFRDEIEDSLDTTLEVHIGAAIADEEAELRRYESRTNRLERDLEWIISLVTAAAFAVSAIGAFLLARSLKRPIAALESATREIGEGNLAYRLDYRGRDEFASLAAQIDNAASRLEAQRAALLEVQAGLEHEVTRRTGQLEEANARLQQLDHMRMLFLADIGHELRTPLTVLRGEAEIALRGASRTVEEHRDTLGRIVQLCQQMTRLVEDLLFLARAEVDAIRFDMQPLDLDDVLQIVLSEAGVLAGEADVRIVADRSPGGCRARGDAGRLSQAMMIALDNAIKYADPGATVRVSLSCTERGAVFVVSNPGPEIPAAELPFVFSRFYRARQAAGHGRSGTGLGLSIAKWIVEGHGGRIEIASADHQTELRIHLPLLS from the coding sequence ATGTCGGCGGCGATGAACCGCTATTCCGAGAACGTGGCGGAACTGCTGCTGCTGGGGCGGACCGAACTGGATGACTTCAACGACGCGCGCAACAGCCTGGAAGGCAGCCTTGACCGGCTGGAACTGCTGATCCGCGACGAGATCGCCCTTCTGTCGGTTCCCGAGGACCGGGCGGCCGAAGAGGTCGAACTGGCCCGCGTCGCCGAGATGCGCTCGCTTTACGAAGACATCGACCGGCGCACCCAGCGGCTGCTTCTGCTGCGCGAGGAGCAGCGTCAGGACGAGGCGATCCGGATCTTCCGCGACGAGATCGAGGACAGTCTGGACACCACGCTCGAGGTGCACATCGGCGCCGCCATCGCCGACGAGGAAGCGGAGCTGCGGCGCTACGAGAGCCGGACCAACCGGCTGGAACGCGACCTGGAATGGATCATCAGCCTCGTGACCGCGGCGGCCTTTGCCGTGTCGGCCATCGGGGCCTTCCTGCTGGCGCGGTCGCTGAAACGCCCCATCGCGGCCCTGGAATCGGCCACCCGCGAGATCGGCGAGGGCAACCTCGCCTACCGGCTCGACTATCGCGGCCGCGACGAGTTCGCCAGCCTCGCCGCGCAGATCGACAATGCGGCCTCGCGGCTGGAAGCGCAGCGCGCCGCGCTGCTGGAGGTGCAGGCCGGGCTCGAGCACGAGGTGACGCGGCGGACGGGGCAGCTGGAAGAGGCCAACGCCCGTCTGCAGCAGCTCGACCACATGCGGATGCTGTTCCTGGCCGACATCGGCCACGAGTTGCGCACACCCCTGACCGTGCTGCGCGGCGAGGCCGAGATCGCGCTGCGGGGCGCGAGCCGCACCGTCGAGGAACATCGCGACACGCTGGGCAGGATCGTGCAGCTTTGCCAGCAGATGACCCGTCTGGTCGAGGACCTGCTGTTTCTGGCCCGCGCCGAGGTGGATGCGATCCGCTTCGACATGCAGCCGCTCGACCTCGACGACGTGCTGCAGATCGTGCTGTCGGAGGCGGGCGTTCTGGCCGGGGAAGCCGACGTGCGGATCGTGGCCGACCGCTCCCCGGGCGGCTGCCGGGCCAGGGGCGATGCCGGCCGTCTGTCGCAGGCCATGATGATCGCGCTGGACAACGCGATCAAGTATGCCGACCCGGGCGCGACGGTGCGGGTGTCGCTGTCCTGCACCGAGCGCGGCGCGGTTTTCGTGGTCAGCAACCCCGGCCCCGAGATCCCCGCGGCCGAACTGCCCTTCGTGTTCAGCCGGTTCTACCGCGCACGCCAGGCGGCAGGCCATGGCCGGTCGGGGACGGGGCTGGGGCTTTCGATCGCGAAATGGATCGTCGAGGGGCACGGCGGCCGCATCGAGATCGCCAGCGCCGATCACCAGACCGAATTGCGCATCCACCTTCCCCTGCTGTCCTGA
- a CDS encoding peptidase domain-containing ABC transporter: protein MSVTEGLQFGWRRRLPLILQTEAAECGLASLAMVAGYYRRSTDPAELRRRFGFSLKGATLRDVIAVADRIGLASRPLRLEMDELHLLRTPAVLHWDLNHFVVLKAVGRGGITIHDPADGIRRLPMAEVSRHFTGVALELVPTGGFEPAAAPPRIRIRALLGQITGLRRALGHLLLLALAIEIFALIAPLFLSLTIDNAIVSADRSLLTTLALAFGLLLLLQTGVTALRSWMMITLGASLKVQARANLFSHLLDLPASYFETRHVADVMSRFESQDTILQALTRDLVVAILDGLMCVLTLVLMFVLAPVLAAVALAGAGLYGALRWAAYAPLRQASAEAIAWEARRDSHFLESLRGMKTVKLMGGQADRRARWLNLLVETVNRQLVTQRLDLLFRTANLLLLGLLGIGIVYLAARMILANSFSVGLLVAFLAYKDLFLRRISGLIDTVVDLRMLGLHAERLADIALTPPEPRGDPHPVGPARPVAIELCSVSFRYSPGDPFVLRDVSLRVAPGEWVSLAGPSGCGKTTLLKLMAGLLEPTEGTILIDGTPMARLGLDRWRGMIGVVMQDDTLFAGSIADNIAFFVPNPDRDRIEDCARLAAVHDDILAMPMGYGTLIGDMGTVLSGGQKQRILLARAIYRAPGLLLLDEATSHLDVARESAVNAALARLAPTRIVVAHRPETIRAARRVITFANGRIQSDRPQETPQTHDDPPEDHQLPDPGHDHAAQRGGGHMVLRPQDRLLLRPEPAGRGAAGQRDPHVGGDEPLFRERGGTAAAGADRTG from the coding sequence ATGAGCGTGACCGAGGGCCTGCAGTTCGGATGGAGGCGGAGGCTGCCGCTCATCCTCCAGACCGAGGCGGCGGAATGCGGGCTGGCATCGCTCGCGATGGTGGCAGGCTACTACCGGCGCTCGACCGACCCGGCCGAGCTGCGCCGCCGGTTCGGCTTTTCCCTGAAGGGCGCGACGCTGCGGGATGTGATCGCGGTCGCAGACCGCATCGGGCTGGCCTCGCGGCCGCTGCGGCTGGAGATGGACGAGCTGCACCTGCTGCGCACGCCCGCCGTCCTTCACTGGGACCTCAACCATTTCGTGGTTTTGAAGGCGGTCGGGCGCGGCGGCATCACCATCCACGATCCTGCCGACGGCATCCGCCGCCTGCCGATGGCCGAGGTATCGCGGCACTTCACCGGCGTCGCGCTGGAGCTTGTGCCCACCGGCGGTTTCGAGCCCGCCGCGGCGCCGCCCCGCATCCGCATCCGCGCGCTGCTGGGCCAGATCACCGGCCTCAGGCGGGCGCTCGGCCATCTGCTGCTTCTTGCGCTGGCCATCGAGATCTTCGCGCTGATCGCGCCGCTGTTCCTGAGCCTGACGATCGACAACGCCATTGTCTCGGCCGACCGCAGCCTGCTGACCACTCTGGCGCTGGCCTTCGGCCTTCTGCTGCTGTTGCAGACCGGGGTGACGGCGCTGCGGAGCTGGATGATGATCACGCTGGGCGCCTCGCTGAAGGTGCAGGCGCGCGCCAACCTGTTCAGCCACCTGCTCGACCTGCCGGCCAGCTATTTCGAGACGCGCCACGTCGCCGACGTGATGTCGCGCTTCGAGTCGCAGGACACGATATTGCAGGCGCTGACACGGGATCTGGTCGTGGCGATCCTCGACGGGCTGATGTGCGTCCTGACGCTGGTCCTGATGTTCGTGCTGGCGCCCGTGCTGGCGGCGGTCGCTTTGGCGGGGGCCGGGCTTTACGGTGCGCTGCGGTGGGCCGCCTATGCGCCCCTGCGGCAGGCCTCGGCCGAGGCGATTGCCTGGGAAGCCCGGCGCGACAGCCACTTCCTGGAAAGCCTGCGCGGCATGAAGACCGTCAAGCTGATGGGCGGGCAGGCCGACCGCCGCGCGCGCTGGCTGAACCTGCTGGTCGAGACGGTGAACCGGCAGCTGGTCACGCAGCGGCTCGACCTGCTGTTCAGGACGGCGAACCTGCTGCTGCTGGGCCTGCTGGGCATCGGCATCGTCTATCTCGCGGCGCGGATGATCCTTGCCAACAGCTTCTCGGTCGGGCTGCTGGTGGCCTTCCTTGCCTACAAGGACCTGTTCCTGCGCAGGATCAGCGGGTTGATCGACACGGTGGTGGATCTGCGGATGCTGGGCCTGCATGCCGAGCGGCTGGCCGACATCGCGTTGACGCCTCCCGAGCCGAGGGGCGATCCGCACCCGGTCGGCCCGGCAAGGCCGGTCGCGATCGAGCTTTGCAGCGTCTCGTTCCGCTACAGTCCGGGCGATCCCTTCGTGCTGCGCGACGTCAGCCTGCGCGTGGCGCCGGGCGAGTGGGTGTCGCTGGCCGGCCCGTCCGGCTGTGGCAAGACCACGCTTCTGAAGCTGATGGCGGGGCTGCTGGAGCCGACCGAAGGCACGATCCTGATCGACGGCACGCCGATGGCGCGGCTGGGCCTCGACCGCTGGCGCGGCATGATCGGCGTGGTGATGCAGGACGACACGCTGTTCGCCGGGTCGATTGCCGACAACATCGCCTTCTTCGTCCCGAACCCGGATCGGGACCGCATCGAGGACTGCGCGCGGCTTGCGGCGGTGCATGACGACATCCTGGCGATGCCGATGGGCTACGGCACGCTGATCGGGGACATGGGCACCGTGCTTTCCGGCGGACAGAAGCAGCGCATCCTGCTCGCCCGCGCGATCTATCGGGCGCCGGGCCTTCTGCTGCTGGACGAGGCGACGAGCCACCTGGACGTGGCGCGGGAAAGCGCGGTCAATGCGGCCCTTGCCCGGCTGGCCCCGACCCGTATCGTGGTCGCGCACCGCCCCGAGACGATCCGCGCTGCGCGCCGCGTCATCACCTTCGCCAACGGACGCATCCAGTCGGATCGGCCGCAGGAGACGCCCCAGACCCATGACGATCCGCCTGAAGATCATCAGCTTCCAGATCCTGGTCACGACCATGCTGCTCAGCGTGGCGGCGGTCACATGGTATTACGTCCACAGGATCGACTACTACTTCGACCGGAACCGGCTGGCCGGGGCGCAGCTGGACAGCGTGATCCGCATGTCGGCGGCGATGAACCGCTATTCCGAGAACGTGGCGGAACTGCTGCTGCTGGGGCGGACCGAACTGGATGA
- a CDS encoding HlyD family secretion protein has translation MSRAPSPLFRPEALAERQHGWLGTVLLVPRLSHSVLTAFAALIVGGVIAVIAFGEFTRKVRLPGWLAPQQGLLQVVTPQAGVLVRVAVEEGQEVAAGDVLAVLSGERRSGLGETRQEVLRFLREHRDILVAERDDQRALFARQAGSQQARLAVIDAEARSLEVEFALQRRRLALAEATALRLRDLRGRGLSTEEGVQRAEDAAFDQALALQALERTRAGVNRVRVELAAEIAELPLRERLQLAETGRAIAQLDQDLAEAEAARETLVTAPRAGTVTALRAAAGDAVDGSAALMTLIPAGTALQARLYGPSRDIGFVEPGQRVLIRYDAFPHQTFGQYEGLVRNVSRATVGAGELAEAAGPLVELGAAGQPVYRITVDLQAQGASAYGRMATLQPGMTLQADIQIETRRLWQWIVDPLRTLRDGDRA, from the coding sequence GTGAGCCGCGCGCCGTCCCCCCTGTTCCGCCCCGAGGCGCTGGCCGAGCGGCAGCACGGCTGGCTTGGCACGGTCCTGCTCGTGCCGCGCCTGTCGCACAGTGTCCTGACGGCCTTCGCCGCGCTGATCGTCGGCGGCGTCATCGCCGTGATCGCCTTCGGCGAGTTCACGCGCAAGGTTCGGCTGCCGGGTTGGCTGGCGCCGCAGCAGGGCTTGCTGCAGGTGGTCACGCCACAGGCGGGCGTTCTGGTCCGCGTGGCGGTCGAGGAGGGGCAGGAGGTTGCGGCTGGCGACGTGCTGGCTGTCCTCTCCGGCGAGCGGCGCAGCGGCCTGGGCGAAACCCGGCAGGAGGTGCTGCGCTTCCTTCGGGAACACCGCGACATCCTTGTGGCAGAGCGTGACGACCAGCGCGCCCTGTTCGCGCGGCAGGCCGGTTCCCAGCAGGCGCGGCTGGCCGTGATCGACGCCGAGGCCCGGAGCCTCGAGGTGGAATTCGCGCTGCAGCGCAGGCGTCTCGCCCTGGCGGAGGCAACCGCGCTGCGGCTTCGCGACCTGCGCGGGCGGGGACTGTCAACCGAAGAAGGCGTGCAGAGAGCCGAGGATGCCGCCTTCGATCAGGCGCTCGCCCTGCAGGCGCTGGAACGCACCCGTGCTGGCGTCAATCGCGTCCGCGTCGAACTGGCCGCCGAGATCGCCGAGCTTCCGCTGCGCGAGCGGCTGCAACTGGCCGAGACCGGGCGCGCGATCGCGCAACTGGATCAGGACCTGGCCGAGGCCGAAGCGGCGCGCGAGACTCTGGTGACTGCGCCCCGGGCCGGCACCGTCACCGCGCTGCGGGCTGCCGCAGGTGATGCCGTCGACGGCTCGGCCGCGCTGATGACGCTCATCCCTGCCGGCACGGCGCTTCAGGCGCGTCTCTACGGACCCAGCCGCGACATCGGCTTCGTCGAGCCGGGGCAGCGCGTGCTGATCCGCTATGACGCCTTTCCGCACCAGACGTTCGGGCAATATGAAGGCCTTGTCCGGAACGTGTCGCGGGCGACCGTGGGGGCGGGCGAACTGGCCGAGGCGGCGGGGCCACTGGTCGAGCTCGGGGCTGCGGGCCAGCCGGTCTATCGCATCACCGTGGACCTTCAGGCGCAAGGCGCCTCGGCCTATGGCCGGATGGCGACGCTGCAGCCGGGAATGACGCTGCAGGCGGACATCCAGATCGAGACGCGGCGGCTGTGGCAGTGGATCGTCGATCCGCTTCGAACCCTGCGCGACGGGGATCGCGCATGA